Proteins co-encoded in one Dehalogenimonas sp. WBC-2 genomic window:
- a CDS encoding MarR family transcriptional regulator translates to MADILHNKNASTRFQILVEIASKGPAIEQKAIATQLEITPQAISEYLKHMTADNLVLSEGRSRYRVTSAGVNWMLKELRELNLYVNLAEKAVTDISINAALALENIEAGQEVRLMMKDGILVASVTKLNGGAKGRAFNSAKANSDVGITDVNGIIPLVRGTITIAAVPSIAEGGSIKADTNRLSKLVNNQHHVAALGIEAFAALRGIGIEPRYFYAVPEVIIDAVRYGLALTIVCASEELPELTRKLKEASVDSVFIDLRL, encoded by the coding sequence ATGGCTGACATACTCCACAATAAAAACGCTTCCACCAGGTTTCAAATATTAGTGGAAATAGCTTCAAAAGGGCCTGCAATTGAACAAAAAGCGATTGCCACCCAACTTGAGATCACCCCGCAAGCAATATCGGAATACCTTAAACATATGACGGCCGATAATTTAGTGCTTTCAGAAGGCAGGTCCAGGTACAGAGTTACCTCTGCCGGTGTTAACTGGATGCTTAAAGAACTCCGGGAACTAAACCTTTATGTCAATCTAGCCGAAAAAGCAGTAACCGATATATCAATAAATGCTGCTTTAGCGTTGGAAAACATCGAGGCTGGTCAGGAAGTCCGTTTAATGATGAAAGATGGCATCCTGGTTGCTTCTGTGACAAAACTCAATGGCGGGGCAAAGGGCAGAGCTTTCAACAGCGCCAAGGCCAACAGCGACGTTGGAATAACAGATGTGAATGGTATTATTCCCCTGGTTAGAGGCACTATTACGATTGCCGCTGTTCCAAGTATCGCCGAAGGCGGCTCCATAAAAGCTGATACCAATCGTTTATCCAAACTGGTTAATAATCAACACCATGTGGCTGCACTGGGCATAGAAGCCTTTGCCGCTTTACGTGGCATTGGTATTGAACCCCGTTATTTTTATGCGGTGCCGGAAGTAATTATAGATGCAGTCCGTTACGGGTTGGCACTTACTATCGTGTGTGCTTCAGAAGAATTACCAGAGCTTACCAGAAAACTTAAAGAAGCCAGTGTTGACTCTGTTTTCATTGACCTGAGACTATGA
- a CDS encoding cobyrinic acid A,C-diamide synthase — MLIPRIVIAGTSSGVGKTTIATGLTYALRRRGRKIQPYKCGPDYIDPGYLSMAAGAPCHNLDTWMLPEAHLKELFMQFARDKDIALIEGVMGLFDGHRKTSGGGSTAHLAKLLKAPVVLVLNIAKMGESAAAMALGYCSYDPDLKITGIILNQVGSQSHLNSAKTAIEERCHIPVIGALPKNAELNIPERHLGLTPVAESETETAFLDKLGDIIEANIDIELLMELAGQAPDFPSIDNPILFPKSPMPRRCRIAVARDAAFNFYYQANIELLNAWGADIVYFSPIADACLPAGVNGVYIGGGFPEVFLQELEANCSMKLAIQSAVAAGLPVYAECGGLMYLSESITNFAHQSFKMVGLLPGGCVMQGKLQRLGYTVAEALKDTPLAEKGQELRGHMFHWSHLEAPGTAEAAYHIIEPNNHLEGFVSGPKNNLLASYLHLHFGSDTRLYHRFIEHCSAVV; from the coding sequence TTGCTAATTCCAAGAATTGTAATTGCGGGTACTTCAAGCGGCGTCGGGAAAACAACTATCGCTACCGGATTGACCTATGCCCTCCGCCGCCGGGGCCGAAAAATACAACCATATAAATGCGGCCCGGATTATATTGATCCCGGTTACCTCAGCATGGCGGCCGGAGCGCCCTGTCATAACCTTGACACCTGGATGTTACCCGAAGCGCACCTTAAAGAACTTTTTATGCAATTTGCCCGGGATAAAGATATAGCTCTCATTGAAGGAGTAATGGGGCTGTTTGATGGCCACCGGAAAACCAGCGGCGGTGGTTCTACTGCCCATTTGGCCAAGCTTTTAAAAGCGCCGGTGGTTTTAGTGCTCAATATTGCAAAAATGGGCGAAAGCGCCGCAGCGATGGCCCTGGGATATTGCTCTTATGACCCCGACCTCAAGATAACAGGCATTATCTTAAACCAGGTGGGAAGCCAAAGCCACCTGAACTCAGCGAAAACAGCTATTGAAGAACGATGCCACATACCGGTGATCGGTGCTCTTCCAAAAAATGCCGAATTAAACATTCCCGAACGACACCTTGGACTAACACCTGTGGCTGAAAGTGAGACGGAGACTGCTTTCCTGGACAAATTAGGGGATATAATTGAAGCTAATATTGATATAGAGTTGCTGATGGAGCTGGCCGGACAGGCACCGGATTTCCCGTCTATAGACAATCCCATCCTTTTCCCCAAGAGTCCTATGCCACGTCGTTGCCGCATTGCCGTGGCTAGAGATGCCGCTTTTAATTTTTATTATCAGGCCAATATAGAACTGCTCAACGCCTGGGGCGCGGATATTGTTTATTTCAGCCCTATTGCCGATGCCTGCCTGCCGGCAGGAGTAAACGGTGTATATATCGGCGGCGGTTTTCCTGAGGTTTTTTTACAGGAACTTGAAGCCAACTGCTCTATGAAACTGGCGATACAAAGCGCGGTGGCAGCAGGACTGCCCGTCTATGCTGAATGCGGTGGCCTGATGTATCTCTCTGAAAGCATCACTAATTTTGCGCATCAATCATTTAAGATGGTCGGTTTATTACCCGGCGGCTGTGTGATGCAGGGCAAACTTCAACGGTTAGGGTACACTGTCGCCGAAGCGCTCAAAGACACGCCACTGGCCGAAAAGGGACAGGAACTTAGGGGGCATATGTTTCATTGGTCACACCTGGAGGCACCGGGCACCGCAGAAGCGGCTTACCATATCATAGAGCCCAATAATCATCTTGAAGGATTTGTAAGCGGCCCAAAGAATAATCTGCTGGCTAGCTATCTGCATCTGCATTTCGGGAGTGACACCCGGCTATATCACAGATTCATTGAGCATTGTTCCGCCGTCGTCTAG
- a CDS encoding transport permease (Bacitracin transport permease protein BCRC), protein METLIHLDQLLAQAINSLAGQFWLLDELMKGLANDYFLIVIANLGLLYLWFGTSEPKQRELNQKLSLQAMASLGISTGLVAIINNLLFRPRPFSELPITVLLYRPGDSSFPANSATVLFAIAMAIWLGNRKVGNLFFILAAIHSLARVFAGMYYPLDIIGGAIIGVAVAFFVRWLFKVLNPVVSWLLFQAKQVFLA, encoded by the coding sequence TTGGAAACACTGATTCACTTAGATCAACTGCTGGCACAAGCCATTAATTCTTTAGCCGGACAGTTCTGGTTATTGGACGAACTAATGAAAGGCTTGGCGAACGATTATTTCCTCATTGTCATCGCAAATTTAGGGTTATTGTATTTATGGTTTGGTACCTCTGAGCCAAAGCAAAGGGAATTAAACCAAAAACTGTCATTACAGGCAATGGCCAGCCTGGGGATCAGTACCGGTCTAGTGGCTATAATTAACAACTTATTATTCCGTCCCCGTCCTTTCTCTGAATTACCCATTACAGTCCTGCTATATCGCCCAGGGGACTCTTCCTTCCCAGCCAATTCTGCAACGGTGCTATTTGCCATAGCAATGGCAATATGGCTGGGTAACAGAAAGGTGGGAAACCTGTTTTTTATCCTGGCAGCTATTCACTCTTTAGCTCGTGTATTTGCCGGTATGTATTACCCACTGGACATCATCGGGGGCGCTATCATAGGTGTAGCAGTTGCTTTCTTTGTACGCTGGCTGTTCAAAGTCCTTAATCCGGTTGTATCATGGCTCTTGTTTCAGGCAAAACAAGTTTTTCTTGCCTGA
- a CDS encoding FtsZ (cell division protein FtsZ) has translation MKLMIVGCGQCGGRIADQFAKLNRVARVQRGVEIATNVLAVNSDVTDLSGLEHIRSDYQHRILIGSQKTSGHGVGKINEMGAEIARDDGDKVIEAIKNTPHYAETDAFLLIAGAAGGTGSGSISVLSQQIKERFPEKPVYNMLVLPFAYEEATEERSIFNVGICLKSCYLVADAIFLVDNQRFIKASHSLRANLDKINYHMVKPFYNLLCAGEEKNPKYVGSKVMDGGDIIQTLSGWTVIGFGQTKTPNLRFNKNADFREQNNETRKGAEAISAALADLSLRCNATDAKRGLYLLTASNDDMSMDLINEMSGALKGMATEATIRTGDYPRGDKTLDVTVVLSELVNSSRVMDYFSKTIGYINNSRRRQSGLEYGFRGVEESFKDIPSLL, from the coding sequence ATGAAATTAATGATAGTCGGTTGTGGACAATGCGGCGGACGTATAGCTGATCAGTTTGCGAAATTAAACAGAGTAGCCCGTGTTCAACGCGGTGTGGAAATTGCGACCAACGTGCTTGCCGTAAATAGTGATGTCACTGATTTATCCGGGTTGGAACATATCCGATCAGATTATCAACATCGAATCCTGATCGGGTCACAGAAGACTTCGGGTCATGGCGTTGGTAAAATCAACGAAATGGGAGCCGAAATCGCCCGGGATGACGGTGACAAGGTCATTGAAGCGATAAAGAATACCCCGCATTATGCCGAGACCGACGCATTTCTACTCATAGCCGGAGCTGCCGGCGGCACCGGTTCAGGTTCAATATCCGTATTATCGCAACAGATTAAAGAACGCTTTCCGGAAAAGCCGGTTTATAATATGCTTGTTTTGCCTTTTGCATATGAAGAGGCTACAGAGGAGCGCTCAATTTTTAATGTCGGTATATGTCTTAAATCCTGCTATCTGGTTGCCGACGCGATATTTCTAGTGGACAACCAGCGATTCATCAAAGCCAGTCATTCGCTCCGGGCAAATCTGGATAAAATTAATTATCATATGGTTAAGCCGTTTTACAACCTGCTTTGTGCCGGCGAAGAAAAAAATCCGAAATATGTGGGCTCCAAGGTGATGGATGGCGGAGATATCATACAGACATTGTCCGGCTGGACAGTTATCGGTTTTGGTCAGACCAAAACACCGAATTTGCGCTTCAACAAAAATGCAGACTTCAGGGAACAAAACAATGAAACAAGGAAAGGGGCTGAGGCGATCAGTGCTGCCCTTGCCGATCTTTCCCTTCGTTGCAACGCAACCGACGCCAAAAGAGGTCTATATCTCTTAACTGCATCTAATGATGATATGAGTATGGACCTTATCAACGAAATGTCAGGCGCGCTCAAGGGCATGGCGACCGAGGCTACCATCCGTACCGGCGACTATCCCCGAGGTGACAAAACGTTGGATGTTACTGTCGTGCTTTCAGAGTTGGTTAATTCCAGCCGGGTGATGGACTACTTCAGTAAAACTATTGGCTATATCAACAACTCCCGCCGCCGTCAGTCAGGATTGGAGTATGGTTTCCGGGGAGTGGAAGAATCATTCAAGGATATTCCGTCACTGCTTTAA
- a CDS encoding ribosomal RNA large subunit methyltransferase N, giving the protein MNNLSSSPLSILGMTTKELRAIASAEGAEAFRGNQMAEWLYHRGVHSFNEMANLPEMLRNKLEAGYTIGRSRCIKTQRASDQTVKLLLETTDGGRLESVGLPYKSFYSCCVSTQIGCPIHCAFCATGQSGFKRDCTAGEIIDQVLSINETALVKQSNQVGNSIKTDHVTFMGMGEPLLNYDQTIKALRLLIGEMDISARHLTVSTIGHVTNIRRLAREGIPVTLAISLHAPNDDLRHELIPSFTRWTINEIIESGQDYVSRTGRRLTIEYCLLEGVNDHKVEAQQLAQLLRGINCHVNLIPFNPVEGLPFKTSSPQRVVVFKDTLIKLGIQVTERARRGVDIDAACGQLRGRSEN; this is encoded by the coding sequence ATGAACAATTTATCTTCAAGTCCGTTATCCATCCTGGGTATGACTACCAAAGAACTGCGTGCTATAGCGTCAGCCGAAGGGGCGGAAGCCTTTAGGGGTAATCAAATGGCTGAATGGCTTTATCACCGCGGGGTACATAGCTTCAATGAAATGGCTAATCTGCCGGAAATGCTGCGGAACAAGCTGGAAGCCGGATATACTATTGGCCGTTCACGGTGCATTAAAACACAACGGGCTTCTGACCAAACTGTCAAGCTGCTTCTTGAGACAACTGACGGCGGCCGGCTGGAGAGCGTAGGTCTGCCATATAAATCATTCTATAGTTGCTGTGTTTCCACACAGATCGGATGCCCGATTCATTGCGCTTTTTGCGCTACGGGCCAAAGTGGTTTCAAACGGGACTGTACCGCTGGTGAAATTATTGACCAGGTGTTATCAATCAATGAAACGGCCTTAGTCAAACAGAGTAACCAGGTGGGAAATAGCATCAAAACCGACCATGTAACCTTTATGGGCATGGGAGAACCGCTTCTCAATTACGATCAAACAATTAAGGCTTTGAGACTACTCATCGGAGAAATGGACATCAGCGCCAGGCATCTGACAGTCAGTACTATCGGACATGTGACTAATATCCGCCGTTTGGCACGTGAGGGAATTCCGGTAACCCTTGCCATCTCACTACATGCCCCAAACGATGACCTGAGGCATGAATTGATCCCAAGTTTCACCCGGTGGACGATCAACGAAATTATTGAATCCGGGCAGGATTATGTATCAAGAACCGGCCGCAGGCTAACTATTGAGTATTGTCTGCTTGAAGGAGTAAATGATCATAAGGTTGAAGCCCAACAACTGGCACAACTGCTTAGAGGCATCAATTGTCATGTCAACTTGATCCCGTTTAACCCTGTTGAAGGGTTACCCTTTAAAACATCAAGCCCTCAAAGAGTGGTAGTTTTCAAAGACACTCTCATTAAACTGGGTATTCAGGTCACTGAACGCGCCCGCCGCGGCGTTGATATTGATGCCGCCTGCGGGCAACTTCGCGGCCGCAGTGAAAATTAG
- a CDS encoding hypothetical protein (large Ala/Glu-rich protein), giving the protein MDSSAPKVISPDLTSIIEQISENLSHIIEEEGDRIRERVGAETAPIIARARDEYKERMSQFLTEQAKQIRDEASWASFDILTKAMEEKEQILAAAKLEAQGKGEKLIAEMRVKAEKDIATASSVARQDAERSLNEYLALNRRKAEQESIKLIAEAKDKAENIIIEGIERSKKQAEEQTKGEIKRIIDNAQSKAQEILLQARRTAEDETKKTLDKASRDAKILAEQVAAEALKEAMSKLGSKLKESFEKKISETGSNS; this is encoded by the coding sequence ATGGACAGCAGCGCCCCGAAAGTGATTTCCCCAGACCTTACTTCGATCATTGAACAAATCAGCGAAAATCTTAGCCATATCATTGAAGAGGAAGGCGACCGTATCCGGGAAAGAGTCGGCGCTGAAACAGCACCGATCATTGCCCGTGCCAGAGATGAGTACAAGGAACGAATGTCACAGTTCCTTACCGAACAGGCTAAACAGATCAGGGATGAAGCGTCATGGGCTTCTTTCGATATCCTGACTAAGGCGATGGAGGAGAAGGAACAAATTCTCGCAGCCGCCAAATTAGAAGCCCAGGGAAAAGGCGAAAAATTAATTGCGGAAATGCGGGTTAAAGCCGAAAAGGACATTGCGACCGCCTCCAGTGTTGCCAGACAGGATGCAGAGCGTTCATTAAACGAATATCTGGCATTAAACCGCCGGAAAGCAGAACAAGAATCAATCAAGCTTATAGCTGAGGCAAAAGACAAAGCTGAAAACATAATCATCGAAGGTATCGAACGTTCGAAGAAGCAGGCTGAAGAACAAACTAAAGGGGAGATCAAACGTATCATCGATAATGCCCAATCGAAGGCACAAGAAATACTCCTTCAAGCTCGTCGAACAGCAGAGGATGAAACAAAGAAGACCCTAGACAAAGCAAGCCGGGATGCCAAGATTTTAGCTGAGCAGGTTGCGGCTGAAGCGCTTAAAGAAGCCATGTCCAAGCTTGGTTCGAAACTCAAGGAATCTTTTGAGAAAAAGATCTCAGAGACAGGTTCCAATTCTTAA